DNA from Dokdonella koreensis DS-123:
GCGTCCGCGCACGGGCCGCAGCAGCGGCACCCCGAGCAGCGCCTGCGCCTGCTGCAGCAGGCCCCAGGCATAGCGGTAGGACAGCCCGCAGGCGCGGCAGGCCGCGGCCAGCGAGCCGGTGGCATGCACCGCCGCCAGCAGGCGGATCAGGTGGTCCGGCAGCGCCGCGCCCCCGTGGGTACGCAGCGACCACTCGGACCGGATGTCGATCTCGAACATGAAGCGCCCGCGCTCCGGCAAATAGGCTGTACAGAGCCTAATACTAGACCACGAAGCGATTGAATTGCGCGGCCAATGCGGTAATCTCGAAAACCCCGATAAGCTCTTCACAACATATATCGGGACCGACAGCCAGCCACCGGGAGGACCCATGGCCAGCACTGCCAGCCGCATCCGCGGGCCCCTCGCGCCGGATGCCCGATCGATCCACGCCGGTGTGCGCACCGGCCGGCAGGCGCGGCCATGAGCCTCGCCCCCGTCCCGGCCGCCGCGCCCGAGGCCGACCTGCCGCCTGCCGCCCGTGCCCACGTGATCGCCGTCGTCGAGCGGCTGCGCGCGTTGCCCGGCGCCCTGCTGCCGATCCTGCACGGTATCCAGGACGGGCTCGGCCACGTCCCCGCGGCCGCGGTGCCGATCGTCGCCCAGGCGCTCAATCTCAGCCGCGCCGAGGTGCACGGCGTCATCAGCTTCTACCACCACTTCCGCAGCGAGGCGCCCGGCCGCCACGTACTGCAGCTGTGCCGTGCCGAGGCCTGCCAGGCGATGGGCGCGCGCGAGCTGGAGCGCCATCTGCACGACCGGCTCGGCATCGGTTTCCACGAAACCACGGCCGACGGCACGTTGACGCTGGAGCCGGTCTACTGCCTCGGCAACTGCGCCTGTGCGCCCTCGGCGATGCTCGACGGCGACGTGCACGGACGGCTCGGCGT
Protein-coding regions in this window:
- a CDS encoding formate dehydrogenase subunit gamma → MSLAPVPAAAPEADLPPAARAHVIAVVERLRALPGALLPILHGIQDGLGHVPAAAVPIVAQALNLSRAEVHGVISFYHHFRSEAPGRHVLQLCRAEACQAMGARELERHLHDRLGIGFHETTADGTLTLEPVYCLGNCACAPSAMLDGDVHGRLGVEAIDRLLATCEADR